From the genome of Paraburkholderia aromaticivorans, one region includes:
- the pyrR gene encoding bifunctional pyr operon transcriptional regulator/uracil phosphoribosyltransferase PyrR, with translation MSSIDAEALYRALLDQIRAVYGDKLGAAQDGEGAALAGIYSGGAWLAERLAHDLNLPSFGVVNVALHRDDYAKKGLHAQASPTSLPFSVDGRRIVLVDDVLYTGRTIRAALNELYDYGRPASVELAVLADRGGRELPVAARFVGGVVNIPADATLVLARSDDGETGGAHGQPRFTFHTEARVD, from the coding sequence ATGAGTTCCATTGACGCCGAAGCGCTTTATCGCGCGTTGCTCGACCAGATTCGCGCGGTGTACGGCGACAAGCTCGGCGCCGCGCAGGACGGCGAAGGCGCCGCGCTGGCCGGCATTTACAGCGGCGGCGCGTGGCTTGCCGAACGTCTGGCGCACGACCTGAACCTGCCGAGCTTCGGCGTGGTGAACGTCGCGCTGCATCGCGACGATTACGCGAAGAAGGGCCTGCACGCGCAGGCGAGCCCGACCTCGCTGCCGTTTTCGGTCGACGGCCGCCGTATCGTGCTGGTCGACGACGTGCTGTACACCGGACGCACGATTCGCGCGGCGCTCAACGAGTTGTACGACTACGGCCGCCCGGCATCGGTCGAGCTGGCGGTGCTTGCCGACCGCGGCGGGCGCGAACTGCCGGTGGCGGCGCGCTTTGTCGGCGGCGTGGTGAATATCCCCGCTGACGCCACGCTCGTGCTGGCCCGCTCGGACGACGGTGAAACAGGTGGCGCACACGGTCAGCCGCGTTTTACTTTTCACACAGAAGCGCGCGTCGATTGA
- the ruvX gene encoding Holliday junction resolvase RuvX → MSLPGGREATLLAFDYGEKRIGVAVGNSLTRSARPLVIVQNRSREYRFEAVGKLIAEWKPNALVVGLPLHPDGTPHEMTQLAKRFGNQLNGRFNLPVTWIDERYSSVEAKAEIRAGNGRADMLDAEAASIILQQYLDGLSDDHEFH, encoded by the coding sequence ATGAGCCTGCCGGGCGGACGTGAGGCGACGCTGCTTGCGTTCGACTACGGTGAAAAACGCATTGGCGTGGCGGTCGGCAATTCGCTGACACGCAGCGCGCGGCCGCTCGTGATCGTGCAGAACCGCAGCCGCGAATACCGCTTCGAAGCGGTCGGCAAACTGATCGCGGAGTGGAAGCCGAACGCGCTGGTGGTCGGCCTGCCATTGCATCCGGACGGCACGCCGCACGAAATGACGCAACTGGCGAAGCGCTTCGGCAATCAGCTGAACGGCCGCTTCAATCTCCCGGTCACGTGGATCGACGAACGCTATTCGTCGGTCGAGGCGAAGGCGGAGATCCGCGCGGGCAACGGCCGCGCCGACATGCTCGACGCCGAAGCCGCCAGCATCATCCTCCAGCAATATCTAGACGGACTTTCCGACGATCATGAGTTCCATTGA
- a CDS encoding YqgE/AlgH family protein — protein MSKSTDRINLTNQFLIAMPNMADPTFSGTVVYLCDHSERGALGLVINRPTDIDLQALFSRIDLKLEIEPLLHVPVYFGGPVQTERGFVLHDPKDGNAYTSSMSVPGGLEMTTSKDVLEAVASGTGPERFLLTLGHAGWGAGQLEEEISKNGWLTVEADPKIVFDVPAEERLEAALALLGINLSMLSGEAGHA, from the coding sequence ATGTCCAAGAGTACCGATCGCATCAATCTGACCAACCAGTTCCTGATCGCCATGCCGAACATGGCGGATCCGACGTTTTCAGGAACGGTGGTCTACCTTTGCGATCACAGTGAGCGCGGCGCGCTCGGCCTCGTGATCAACCGGCCGACCGATATCGACCTGCAAGCGCTCTTCAGTCGCATCGATCTCAAGCTCGAGATCGAACCCCTTCTCCATGTGCCCGTGTATTTCGGCGGCCCGGTGCAGACCGAGCGCGGCTTCGTGCTGCACGATCCGAAAGACGGCAACGCGTACACCTCGTCCATGTCGGTGCCGGGCGGTCTCGAGATGACCACCTCGAAAGACGTGCTCGAAGCTGTGGCGAGCGGCACGGGGCCCGAGCGTTTCCTGCTCACGCTAGGTCATGCCGGCTGGGGTGCGGGGCAGCTCGAAGAAGAGATTTCGAAGAACGGCTGGCTGACGGTCGAAGCCGACCCGAAAATCGTCTTCGACGTGCCCGCTGAAGAGCGTCTCGAAGCGGCCCTGGCGCTTCTCGGCATCAACCTGTCGATGCTCTCGGGCGAGGCGGGTCACGCATGA
- a CDS encoding rubredoxin: MEYQSWMCLICGWIYDEEAGLPDEGIAPGTRWEDVPINWTCPECGARKEDFEMVQI, encoded by the coding sequence ATGGAATATCAAAGCTGGATGTGCCTGATTTGCGGCTGGATTTACGACGAAGAAGCCGGTTTGCCGGACGAAGGCATTGCGCCGGGCACGCGCTGGGAAGACGTTCCCATTAACTGGACCTGTCCCGAGTGCGGCGCGCGTAAAGAAGACTTCGAGATGGTCCAGATCTGA
- a CDS encoding hydroxymethylpyrimidine/phosphomethylpyrimidine kinase produces the protein MPSDTPPIVLTFGLSDPTGGSGLQADLMTLASMGCHGVSVLTGYTVRDSASCDEVTGLDPEVVATQARMLLEDMPIAAFKVGACTRAEVVSAIAEVVADYDDIPLILAPDFTLDDEHVLSADELREAIADLLAPQTTLLVADATTLLALAQPDGDAEAPSLDAAISHLLSQGCEYILSTETGTHRHVNTLFSEDGQLRQDMWDRGSHRIMGLTDTLGSAIAALLANGQEPAEAVREAQEYLYQAVRNAFRPGMGAYMPDRFFWARSSDDETPPAAGKDATPGEARH, from the coding sequence ATGCCCAGCGATACGCCTCCGATCGTCCTCACCTTCGGCCTTTCCGATCCCACCGGCGGTTCCGGCTTGCAAGCCGACCTGATGACCCTTGCCAGCATGGGCTGCCATGGGGTTTCCGTGCTCACAGGCTACACCGTGCGTGACTCGGCAAGCTGCGACGAAGTCACCGGACTCGACCCGGAAGTGGTCGCGACCCAGGCGCGCATGCTGCTCGAAGACATGCCGATCGCCGCGTTCAAGGTCGGCGCCTGCACGCGTGCCGAAGTGGTAAGCGCGATTGCCGAAGTCGTCGCCGATTACGACGATATTCCGCTGATTCTCGCCCCCGACTTCACGCTGGACGACGAGCACGTGCTCTCCGCGGACGAACTGCGCGAAGCGATCGCCGATCTGCTCGCGCCGCAAACCACCTTGCTGGTCGCCGATGCGACCACGCTGCTCGCGCTCGCCCAGCCGGACGGCGACGCCGAGGCGCCGAGCCTCGACGCCGCCATCTCGCATCTGCTGTCGCAAGGCTGCGAATATATTCTGTCGACGGAGACCGGCACGCACCGGCACGTCAACACGCTTTTCAGCGAAGACGGCCAGTTGCGCCAGGACATGTGGGACCGTGGCAGCCATCGGATCATGGGTCTGACGGATACGCTGGGCTCGGCCATCGCGGCGTTGCTGGCCAACGGCCAGGAGCCCGCCGAAGCCGTGCGCGAGGCGCAGGAGTATTTGTATCAGGCGGTGCGCAACGCGTTCCGGCCGGGCATGGGCGCGTATATGCCGGACCGGTTCTTCTGGGCGCGCAGCAGCGACGACGAAACGCCGCCTGCCGCGGGCAAGGACGCGACGCCGGGCGAAGCACGGCACTAG
- the cysC gene encoding adenylyl-sulfate kinase, translating into MEQSRVFLQRVHGEVTADDRMRIFRQYPVTIWLTGLSAAGKSTIAYQLEQQLLSLGHACYVLDGDNIRHGLARDLTFNEKDRRENIRRVAHVAQLMNDAGLIVITALISPMREDRAMARDIVGPGKFIETYLSASVDTCARRDPKGLYAKARAGEITSFTGVSAPYEAPDDPELKIDTATQTPAESVAKILAYVRDNGLVNPGCVERV; encoded by the coding sequence ATGGAACAGTCCCGCGTCTTTTTGCAACGCGTCCACGGCGAAGTGACCGCCGACGATCGGATGCGCATATTCCGCCAATATCCGGTCACGATTTGGCTCACCGGTCTATCCGCGGCGGGGAAATCGACGATTGCCTACCAGCTTGAACAACAGCTCCTGTCACTAGGTCACGCATGTTATGTACTTGATGGCGACAATATTCGTCATGGCCTCGCGCGTGACCTCACCTTCAACGAAAAAGATCGACGCGAAAATATTCGCCGGGTGGCGCACGTAGCGCAACTGATGAACGACGCAGGGCTCATCGTCATCACGGCTCTTATTTCACCTATGCGCGAAGACAGAGCGATGGCACGCGATATCGTTGGACCCGGCAAATTCATCGAGACCTATCTTTCCGCCTCTGTCGACACATGCGCGCGCCGCGACCCGAAAGGTCTCTACGCCAAGGCCCGGGCCGGAGAGATCACTTCGTTTACGGGAGTATCCGCGCCCTATGAAGCCCCAGATGATCCTGAGCTGAAAATAGACACCGCAACGCAGACGCCGGCAGAAAGCGTCGCGAAAATATTAGCCTACGTGCGCGATAACGGTCTGGTGAATCCCGGTTGCGTTGAGCGCGTGTAA